Genomic segment of Chrysiogenes arsenatis DSM 11915:
CGGACTGATGCACCATATCCAGATCGTGCGTTGCGACAAAAACAGTCGTACCCATTTCCTGTATTTTTGTGAAAATCCGGAAGATATCCTGTGTTTGACGCGGATCAAGGTTGCCGGTTGGCTCATCCGCAATCAGCAGTGGCGGGTGATGCACTAACGCACGCGCAATGGCGACTCGCTGCTTTTCGCCACCGGAGAGACGATGCACGTTAGCACCCAACAAAGAACGTATCCCCAGCAATTGCGCCACGGCTTGGATACGGCGGTCGATCTCCTTCACATTCGAGATACCACAGATACGTAACACCAAAGCAATATTGTCATACGCACTCAAGCGGTCAACCAAACGGTAATCCTGAAATACCATTCCGATATGGCGTAAATGTTCCGCCAGTGCATTCCCCTGTAAACGGGGCACATTGCGGTTATTCACCAGAATATTCCCCTCAGTTGGCTTTTCGGTACCCAGAATCATATTGATAATCGTGCTTTTTCCCGACCCGCTTGGGCCACAGAGAAAACAAAGCTCTCCACGCCCGACCCGCAAACGGATGTTATCGAGCGCAAAGTGCTCGCCAAAACTTTTGGTGACATTGCTAAACTGGATCAAGCGTCAATTCCCCATGGGGATCATCCCTGCTAGGTATTTGAGGTTTTCATCGCTAAAGGTAAACGCCACTCCGGCAAAGGGACTACGGCGAGCTGGATTTAACGGGTCATCGAATCCCGCCGTGAGGTAGAACGCATTTGAGATATGGTAGTCCGTGGTGAACTTGAGATGCGTGTTATTATTTTTTGAATCATTGCTTTGCGGGTTAAAGTCAAATGCTTCCATCCCGACGCGGATATTCTTGCCAAACCACGGCAACACATAGCTGGCACCGACGCCGAAAGAAGTTTCCATCAGCCCAACGCGCAGTTCCAGATCTTCGTAGGGAATAAAACCAAAGAGGGCGTTGTATTCCAGCGAGTATTTGTTTTCATCTTCGATCGTACTGATATCACTCACCAGCCCAGCGGCCTGATGGTCATAGGTAAGCGTCCGGCGTTCCGTGCGCGAGTTGCGCCCAAACGGGGTACTGACAAAACCAATTTCGTAGAATCGACTCCGCTGCGGCGGCGTCACGCGGACGGACAATGTCCCTCGCGTTTCGCTCACGGCAGTCAAGAATTCACTGCGTAACGTGACATCTGTTTTGAATTGCTCAATTTTTCCGGTAAGGCTTTCAATCCCTTTTGCCGCACCAACTAAGCTTTCGTGAAGCACATCAGAGTTCACCAGCTTCCCAAGCGTTCCATCGCCGTGGTTTATTTTCCCGGTGATATCCTGAATATCGACTGACGCACGATTCAATTTTGCGGTCAACGCATTCACATTGCGCGTTACTTCGCGCAGATCTTCACGATTCTCAATCAGAATCGTATCA
This window contains:
- a CDS encoding cell division ATP-binding protein FtsE; protein product: MIQFSNVTKSFGEHFALDNIRLRVGRGELCFLCGPSGSGKSTIINMILGTEKPTEGNILVNNRNVPRLQGNALAEHLRHIGMVFQDYRLVDRLSAYDNIALVLRICGISNVKEIDRRIQAVAQLLGIRSLLGANVHRLSGGEKQRVAIARALVHHPPLLIADEPTGNLDPRQTQDIFRIFTKIQEMGTTVFVATHDLDMVHQSGRAAYVISGGVVRYVVSP